GGGCAATCCAGGGAGGCACCAATGTATGCAATCAGCGTTACGCATTGGATCAGCTCTCTGCTCTGCCGTTAGCATCTTTCCCCCTGTCTCCGTGTAGACCGATGTGTGTGCGTCTATGCGGTACTCCGACAGCTGCGTTATGTTAATGACTGTCACGTGCGTCGCCATGTTCTTCACGACGCTTGACACCACTTTCATCATCTGCTTGTTCGACCCTGTTCCCCAAAACCTCTTGTCTTTTACTGGCTCTGTCTCGTTGAAACACTTCGTCCCGTTTGGCTTCCCCCAATCCGCACTTCTGCACGTTTTACACAAACAGTCTAGCTAATTACTATATTATAGGcgacttttgattttttttttggtgtgttAATTAAGATCATTCTTTGCATGTATATATGAAACCACTactatatttctttatttattaattcatgCGTTTGCATTACGCATTTACgtttataatttatactaaccataataaataaataaaaataaaaaataaatccaaaCACATAAACATAAAACTAGTAGTATTTTTTTACCTAGAATGAGTAGGAGACATGGTAGTGAAGAAGACTTTGGTCTTGTTAGAGTCGACGGTAGAGTCAACCCAATTAGCCCATGTCTTGAGCCCTAGCCTGTAAGCCACTGGTGTGTCTAAAGCCTCAGCACCTCTCTCTCCATTTCCAAATGAACCCCACAAAGCTTTCATCCTAAGCCCACTCATCCACCAAACATAAGTGTTGAAAACTAGAATATCAGCTCCTTCCCAATACTTTGATCGATCTTCCACTGAATCCACTTTTACTATCCTCTTCTTCATATCCAATATCACAGGCAAATCCGTGTTGGATTCGACAATAAACGGCGCCCAGTAAAACTCTATACTCGCATTGTATTcctataaaacaattttttttttacaaatataagcTTCGCTTGCAACACAAGGTACAGTGATACCTCACCTAATTAACAAGGATTGTGCAAGTTACCTTTGCTTTGAAGACAAAGTATTTTTTGCTACGCTTCATTGATTTTTCTCCTTCGGGTATTATCGATTCCACCAAACACACGAATGACTCCCATTGACTTCGTTGCAACGAATCTCCCACAAACAGTAATCTTTTTCCTCTGAGTTTGTTCATTGCTAACTTCGGATTAAATCTGTTTCAAGACAGAGGAAGTTATAGATTCTGACTTAGACCAATAACTAGACTTAATTAGTAGCTTTTGAGAATAGATATAGTTTACCGTGGGATAGTACAGTCATCAGGCTGCCATTCCCACCGAAGATAATCAGTTTCTGGTCTTCCATTTTTCATACAAGAGAACTGACGGTCGATGTATGGACATGATTCATCCGTGTAGAGGGGCTCCGCTGAGCTGTTGTAAACCCATTTCCCTGCTGCAACATTACACTCTTCTGGATCGAACTCGAACCTGTCGTCCAGAACATCCATGTTTTCTGATCTCTCCTCTCGAACTTTCTCCTCTGACCAACAAGAAAAGTTAGATGAGATTACTTGCGTcacaagagaagagaaaaataataataaggcAACAGCAGAGTTTTGAGATTCGAGTATCCTCTTACTAGGTTTCGAGCTAATGTCTTTCTTCGGACAAGACTTTAACCTGAAGAAAtttgaagaggaagaggaggaagaagacatCAAGCTGATTCTTTCGGTGTACAAGAGAACAAAGAACATAAAACCACATAGAACAAGAACGATTATGGATAGAGGAATCTTGGCTCCGCCCACTGCTCCTCTGTTAAGTATCAAGAAGCTCATAGTGGCGAATCTGGTAATTTCTGTGGGAATTAGAGAGAAAGGTGTTAAGGGAGTGTTTGGTTTTATTTAGGAAATTAAGGATCGAGTAGGAGTGAAGCTAAAGGCATGTTTGGATGTATTGCTTCCATCTTTTCCCACTATAACAAAGATGTGGTTAGGGAGGTTAAGGTTTGATATGATTGTGTTTTTATCTATTGATTAAGATATATGTAAACGTGAAATGCACACTGTCATTCATTAGATCAACTTTGTTTGGCTAAATCCTTGAGGTCTTCCTTTAAACCGTACTAATAGAAGAAATTGCTATTTTGAATACATTTTGTCATTTTCgttacttttttataaaacattagTGATAAATTTCAGAAAATCATTCTTTTTGCCAAGAATCATTCATTTCTTTAAGCAGTTGAAAAGGTAAATCACATCAAAATAGGTGTTGCGTAAATTCTTTTATACCTAGAACGTTGGTGTCAAGCTTAAACATTTTATAGAACAGACATCTTCGGAAAAATCAACATAGAGTGACTTACTTGACACACATTGAAGTTACATAAAAGCGaatattaatttgattaattaaaTCAGTAGTCTATAAATCATTCTTCAAAGTCGTTTAAAGTTAAGAACAAATAGTTGATGAATTGTTATAGTGGCCCTCAACATCAGATTAAACGGAGAATCATTTGATGATTTTGTCAATGGCACATGAAAACGAAATAAACATACACCAATAGTTGGTGTTGCTTACAAAACCAACAATAGTTccttttagttattttcattttgatGATAGTTAAatcaatctatcttattaaaacagaaacattctgttggacctaacatttattttgtaagtttttaaattaaatacacttttatattttatag
This genomic stretch from Raphanus sativus cultivar WK10039 chromosome 3, ASM80110v3, whole genome shotgun sequence harbors:
- the LOC108846808 gene encoding protein trichome birefringence-like 3: MSFLILNRGAVGGAKIPLSIIVLVLCGFMFFVLLYTERISLMSSSSSSSSNFFRLKSCPKKDISSKPKEKVREERSENMDVLDDRFEFDPEECNVAAGKWVYNSSAEPLYTDESCPYIDRQFSCMKNGRPETDYLRWEWQPDDCTIPRFNPKLAMNKLRGKRLLFVGDSLQRSQWESFVCLVESIIPEGEKSMKRSKKYFVFKAKEYNASIEFYWAPFIVESNTDLPVILDMKKRIVKVDSVEDRSKYWEGADILVFNTYVWWMSGLRMKALWGSFGNGERGAEALDTPVAYRLGLKTWANWVDSTVDSNKTKVFFTTMSPTHSRSADWGKPNGTKCFNETEPVKDKRFWGTGSNKQMMKVVSSVVKNMATHVTVINITQLSEYRIDAHTSVYTETGGKMLTAEQRADPMRNADCIHWCLPGLPDTWNRILLAHL